The Psychrobacillus sp. FSL K6-4046 DNA window GATAACAATGATTTCAACCGCACCACTGCGGACTAGAGCTTCTGCGATTTCAAGGGCTTGCTCTCCAGTGTCGGGTTGAGATAATAATAATTCATCTATGTTAACGCCTAGTTTTTGTGCATATACAGGGTCCAACGCATGCTCTGCATCAATAAATGCCGCTTGCCCACCTGTTTTTTGTATTTCTGCAATAGCGTGAAGCGCTACAGTTGTTTTACCTGAGCTCTCTGGGCCATAAATTTCAATAATACGACCTCTTGGATATCCGCCTATTCCAAGTGCTGCATCAAGAGCTAGGGAACCACTTGAAGAGGTAGAGATTTCACGGTCTGTTTTCTCTCCTAATTTCATTACGGACCCTTTACCAAATTGTTTCTCTATTTGTTTTAAAGCCATTTCTAACGCTGCTTTACGATCATTAGCCAAATGTATTTCCTCCTAGAAACTATCATTTTTTTTACTATCTTTAGTATACTCGGTCTTTGAGAAATTTACAAGAAAAAAGCGAACATCTATTCGTTTATTTTTTAACACTATTAGATTTTGATAGGAAAAAACAGCACAAAATGATAATTTGAGCCGTTTTCCTTTGTTAAAATTAAATTTTCGATAATCCTTCTTCTCTTAAAAGTCGAATCAAATAATGAATAGTAAACTTAACTGTTCTTAAACGATTTGTGTTTCTCATACCAGATAGATTCAATTTATAAGAAATTGGGGCAACGTCTCCATACGCTATTCCAATCCACACCGTTCCTGCCGGTTGATCTCCGTGTCCATCTGGCCCAGCTGCTCCAGTAATACCTACACCTATCGTTGTTTCAAACTTTTCTTTGACTCGACTAGCCATTTCTTCTGCAACCTGACTAGAAACGACACTATGTTCATCAATCGTTTCTCTCTTAACACTAAGCTGATTGATTTTCACTTCTTCTGTATAGGTGATAATGCCACCTACAAGTGCTACGCCCATTCCTGGGACTGCCGCTAACTCCGATTGAAAAAGTCCAGCAGTCATACTTTCTGCAGCAGAAATTGTTAGCTCATTGTCAATTAGAATATCTCTAAGCTTGGAGGCTAACGATTCGTTATTATAGCCATATACATATTTGCCCACGCGGTTTAAGATTTCAGCTTGTAGCTTTTCAATCCTTTTCCAAGCTTCTTCCTCCGTATCTGCTTTCGCAGTAAGTCGTAAGGTTACCTCGCCGTCAGAAGCTAGCGGCGCAAGGGTCGGATTTGTTTGATTGTCCAATAAATCCTGGACCTCATTCTCCAACTCTGCTTCGCCAATACCATAAAAGCGAATGACATGGGACATAATTACATTTTCTTTGTAAAGCAGTTTAGGTAACAGCGGCTTAGCCTCAAATTGGAACATCGGCTCTAATTCTTTTGGAGGGCCAGGCAATAACATATATGTATGTTTCTCTGTGGAAAGCAGCATCCCCGGAGCCATCCCATGCTTGTTTTCAAGGACAGTACAGCCGTCTAAAACTAATGCTTGTTTTTTATTGTTCTCCGTCATTACTTTTCCAGCTCTTTTAAAGAAATCCTCAATATAAATGATTGCATGATCATCTAATACAAGATTTTTGTTAAGGTGTTTAGAAATTGTTTCTTTTGTAAGATCGTCTTTAGTAGGTCCTAAACCTCCTGAAAAAATAATGAGGTCAGCTCGATTTTCTGCGATTTTTATGGCTTCTAACAAACGATTAGGATTGTCTCCAACTACTGTGTGGTAATACACATCGATCCCTAACTCTGCCAGCTGGGAGGATATATATCTTGCGTTCGTATTGGAAATTTGCCCTAACAATAATTCTGATCCTACCGCAATAATCTCTGCTTTCATCCCAAAACTTCCTTCCTATTTTGAGTCAAGTAACACTTTGCGATTCAAATAGAAATAATCAAATCCCGACCATAAAGTAAAGAATAGACAAACGTATAGCATGATCATATCAAATGGGAAATTGAACATTTCAAAAAATACATTTCCTAAAAGTAATGATGAAATCGCGATAATTTGTGTCCACATTTTTATTTTACCGAGTTGGTTTGCTGCAACTACCTCTCCTGTATTCGCTAATATTAAGCGTAAACCAGTCACTGCAAATTCACGGCTGATAATTAATATAACTACCCACGCTGGTGCAACTCCAAACTGCACTAATATAATTAATGCTGCTGAAACTAGCAATTTGTCCGCTAGAGGATCTAAAAACTTACCCATATTGGTTACTAAATTATATTTACGAGCATAATAACCATCGATAAAATCAGTAATAGAGGCGATAATAAAAATAATAGCTCCAATTAGGTGATTTACTGGAATAGTTGCGCCTAAAAAACTAGCTTCCCCCCAGTTAAAATCAATTAGCATAAAAATCATAAATACTGGAATTAAAAATATGCGAAACATAGAAATTTGGTTTGGTATATTCATTTTCATCAAAAAATACTCCTTTCATATTTCAAACAAAATAGCCATCTAATCGATGACTATTTGCTGAATTTTATAACTAAATTTTGAGGACTCTTATCTGTTGGGAATTCTACTAGCTCATCATTAATAAAGACTTGCGTAACTGGAACGTTACCCACTCTCACGCGAATTTGTTCCGTTGTAGTTACATCTAGCTCATATGGCGTTCCAGTGTTAACCCAGCTATCATATAAAGTTTTGTTTGCTTGGTCTTTTAAGTTTAACCATGTCTTGTCGCTGCTAGCCATTAACTTTAGCTGATAAGTTTCTGCACCAGATACAGTATATGTTGAAGTTTCCCCTTGAGTCCCCTCTAACGTGAAAGCTAGTTTAGGCACTGGTTCTTCTTCAATTTCTTCTTCCACAGCCTCTTCCTCTTCTTCATTATCTGTAGCTGTTTGATCCGAAGGTGGAGGAGTGATATCCATAGTCACTGGTTCCTCTGTTTCTACTGCAGGTGACTCTTCCGTCTCTGGAGAGTTCTGTCTAAGTGTCCATACAATCACAATTATCGCGACAACAAACAATGCCACAATAATCATCGGCATAATTTCCATAAATCTGTTCGATGCTCGGCCACCCAAAGTTCTTCTAGACGGTGTTGCAGGAATAGTTTTTGCAACATCCTCATTTGTAGGACTTGGAAGCTCTGATTTGTATGTCTCTAAAAGCTCATCCCCATTTAAGCCAACTGCCTCTGCGTATTGCTTGATAAAAGCTCGCACGTAAAAAGCACCAGGAATTGTAGAATAATTCCCTTCCTCAATGTTAGCTAAATACCTTTTTTGGATTTTTGTTATTTCTTGCAAATCCTCGATACTATATCCTTTTGCTGTTCTCGCTTCTTTTAAACGAGTACCAAGTTCAGTCAATTAAAACACCTACTTCGTTAAAAATTAAATTCACCGAATCCGCCAAATCCACCCATGCCTTTGTCGGTCATCGCATGATTTTTTTCCATCATTTCGTACGTTATTTCTTCCTCTGGACTATGACGAAGCTCAATTATATAGTCAAAATCCTCTATAGAATATTCGGAATGCTTGATGAACATATCTGGGTGCTCCACTACTTTAATAGTAGGCATTCTCATCATTTCCCTAACAAGTTGTAGATGCTTTTCATCATTTGACTTTCTTGTAACAATTCCATCCAGAATAAAGATATTGCGATCGCTGAATTCATCCCCAGCGAGTTGATTTCTAATCGTTTGCTTAATCATTGTGGAAGACAGGAAAATCCATTTTTTGTTCGCACAAACACTTGCTGCAACTACAGATTCTGTTTTCCCTACTCTAGGCATACCTCTGATACCGATTAGCTTATGTCCTTCCTGTTTAAAGATCTCAGCCATGAAATCTACTAGTAGACCAAGCTCATCTCTTACGAATCGAAAAGTCTTTCTGTCATCAGCATCTCTTTGTATGTATCTTCCGTGACGCACAGCTAAACGATCTCTTAGCTTCGGCTCACGAAACTTAGTTAAATGAATTGTTTCCATTGTGGAAATGATATGTTCAAAGCGTTCAATATTTTCTTTTTTTTCAGCTTTAATGAGCATACCACGTCTACCCTCATCTACTCCATTAATAGTGACTATATTTACTCGCAGCATACCCAATAGAGAAGAAATGTCTCCTAAAAGTCCAGGACGATTTACTTGAATTTCGTATTCAAAAAACCATTCACTTGCCATCATGTATTCCTCCCTTTATAGAATGACGTTCTCAATGCATTAATAGTTCTATCATATATGATTTTATAACCGAATAAAAGGAAAAAAGAAAAGAGAGTTAACTTCCCCCTTTTCTTTTCCTAAATATACCAACCACCATTAACTCGAATGACTTGACCAGTAATATAATATGCTTTCTCACTTGCTAAAAAAACAACCACATTGGCTACGTCCTGTGGTTTTCCAAATATACCTGCAGGAATCTCTTCTAATATAAACTCTCGTGATTCATCATCTAAATGAGCGTTCATTTTTGTATCGATAAAACCTGGTGCTACGACATTGACGTTTGTCTTTTGCATTGCAACCTCTTTAGCATAGGCTTTCACAAACGCATGCTGAGCCCCTTTAGCAGCGGAATAGGCTGCCTCATAGGAAGCACCTGTTTCTCCCCATATAGAGCCAATAAAGATAATAGAGCTATGCTCATGCTTTCGTAGCTTAGGCGCTAATCTTCCCGCTAAAAACATCGGATGCTCTACATGTACTTGAAAGAGATGTCTTATTTCCTCCAGAGAGGTCTCTTCTATACCTTTATAAAGACTTTGGCCTTGGGCAAAGACAATCGATTGAAGAGAGTAAATAGAATTCACAATGACTTCAATTGCATTTGTATCTAATAGGTCTGCTTGAATAGGTATGAATTCCTGTTCTGGATAGGCAAGATCGAGGGCAACTATAAGTTCATCCACCTTCTCTTTATTACTTGCAAAATGAAGGTACAGGGACCATCCAGCCTCCGCCATACTTAGGCTAGTAGCAATCCCTATTTCTCCAGACGCACCTATCACTAGAGCAAACTTCTTAGCCATTATCTGTTTCCTTTGATGGAATAATCTTAAATACAGTATGCGTATTCTCATCCTTAAAGGCTTCAAATGCCTTCTTGACTTGGTCCACATCTAAGTTCTCTAAGGCTGGTACTACATCAAATAAATTCATATCGTTAAACTTATAACGAGTAAATTGGTTTGCAATATATTCAATTGAATTTAATGAACGTAAGAAATGACCAATTTTCTTTCTGGTGATTCGTTTCATATCCTCTTCTTCTAATGTCCAATTCGTTGCAAATTTAGTGATAGTTTCTTTAATCTTCTGACCAAGCTCTTCTGGATTTCCTGTATCGGAGCCTATCATTGCAAAACCGTAGCCTTCCTCCATAGAGAAGTCTGCACTATAGGATTCATCGATTAACCCTTTTTCATAGACCTCTTGGAAAAACGAGGATGTTCTACCGAATATCAGTTCAACTGCCACTTGCATAGCCAACTCATAATTTAACATTTCTTCACCGGTAATATTAACATTGTTCGATTTTATGCCATATAAAAGCTTAGACTTTTGTACGTCCATTTTTAACGTTCGTTCTTTTTTATCTACTTGCGGCTGCTCATCTGGGTAGAAACGGACAATTTCCTCTGGAGCCTTAAATTCTTTTTTAGCCTGATTTTCTTTCACAAATTCCATCATTTCTTTAGGATCTACAGCTCCTACAACGAACAACACCATATTCGAAGGGTGGTAAAACGTGTTATAGCATTCGTAAAGATGCTCAGCTGTAATATGACTAATAGACTCTATTGTGCCCGCGATATCAATTTTCACTGGATGTTCTTTGTACATATTTTCAATCGTACCAAAGTATAACCTCCAGTCCGGCTGGTCGTCATACATGGTAATTTCTTGCCCAATAATACCCTTTTCCTTTTCAACAGTTTGTTCTGTGAAATATGGCTCCTGTACAAAATTAAGAAGAGTATTAGTGTTTTCTAATATATTATCTGTTGAGGAGAATAAATAAGAAGTTCTTGTAAATGATGTGAATGCATTGGCAGAAGCCCCATTTTCACTGAACTTCTGGAAAACATCTCCTTCTTCCTTTTCAAACATTTTATGCTCTAGAAAATGGGCGATCCCGTCTGGTACTGTAACAGGCTCTTTTTTACCTAGAGGAATAAATTCTCGGTCAATAGAACCGTATTTTGTAGTAAAGGTTACATATGTTTTGGAAAAGCCTTTTTTAGGCAAAATATAGACATTTAATCCATTGGAAAGTTCTTCGTGATATAGTGTTTCTTCTAGCTGTTCAAAGTAAGTTTCATTCATTGTCTGCACCGTCCTTACCAGATAAGAAATAGACAAATTCCTTTTCGATATTTGAAGCCATTTCTTGAATTTGCTCCTTCGTGACATCTTCCCATTTAGCGGTCCAGTTTTTCACTGTAAAGGATTCATCGAGTTCTTTATATTGATCGTAAATTTCTATTTGTCCTCTAGCAGAATCCAAAGATTCCTTAAGCTGGTTTTTAAGCATGGATTTTGTCTGATTGATCTCTAAATCAGATATATTTCCTTCTTGCATTTCCTTTAGCTGTTCGTCTATTAATGCCACAGCTTTTTCCTGTAGGTTGGCATCAATTCCAGCAAATACAAAAATGCGACCATAAAGGGAGGAAAAGCTACTTGAGGCATAGTATGCCATACTTTCTTTTTCACGAACATTCATGAAAATCTTGGAATGGGCAAAGCCACCAAGAATACCATTAGTAATTTGCATAATTGGGAATTCATTAGAGTAAAACGTGACTGGAGTTCGATAAGAGATATGTAATTTCCCTTGCTTCATGTCCTGTTTTTCATGTAAAAACTCGTTGTCGTTTGTTGAAACAGCACTTTCTGTTTCTTTTGGAATGTCTGCAGAACGAGCTTCAAACGGGAAAAATTCACTAATTTTAGTTTTCATTTCATCTACATCTACATCACCTACAATATAGATAGATAATGGTTCTTTTGTAAGCAGGTTTTGATGCATTTCTAATAACTGTTCGTTTGTTATTGCCTTCACTGTTTCCACCGTACCATTAGCGCTAATAGAAGCAGGATGATCGGGTAAAATATTTTCTAATAATCGTTGCTGTGCATAACGAGTTTTATCATCGTACATAGACTGAATACGTTCTATCACTTGTTCTTTTTCTCGCTTCACAACCGATTCAACAAATTTTCCATTGTCTAAGTTAGGTTGGAAAAGCACTGTTTGTAATAATGAAAGTACTTCATCTACCACAGTTTCATTAGACAGATAAGCATCGTTAACAGTTTCGGCATTTAAAGAAAAAATATGATTTAAACCCTTTTTAGATGTGTCAAAATATAATACCGCTCCGAATAATTCATCTAAACGTTTTCTAAAAGATGCATATGTTGGATATTTGGCATTGCTATATTGCAGTACATTGGAAAGTACCGCTCTTACTGCAGCAGACTCTACAGTTAATGGCTGCTTCCATTTAAATGAAATATTAATGGTTTTAAATTGTTCTGTAGGTCTTATATAAAGCTGGACACCTTTGGCTAATTCAAAATGTTGAAACATGAAAAGAATTCCCCCTTTTTCTTTCTAGTGTTACTCATATACCTTTTCACTATACATCTTCTAATTATATCAATACAAACAAAAGGGACCAAACTTAATTGGTCCCTTTTTAATCGCTATATTTTTTATTATTAATTGGTAAATTCTAAGCAAAAATTTATCTTTTTCCTTTAATATAAGGAATACCGCTCGCTTTAGGAGCATTTGCTTTCCCTATAAATCCTGCTACAGCAAGAATCGTTAATGCATATGGTAAAATGTGCAAGTAATAGCTTGGAATCTGATCAATGTATGGTATTTGTCCACCAACGATACTTAAAGCTTGCGCAAATCCGAAGAAAAGTGCTGCTCCAAGTGCTCCTAGCGGATGCCATTTACCAAAGATCATGGCTGCAAGAGCCATAAATCCTTGTCCATTAATTGTAGTGTGACTGAACTCTCCTGAAATAGATTGAGCATATACAGCTCCACCAATACCAGCCAGCATACCAGAAATAATTACTGCAATGTATCTCATTTTCTTTACATTAACTCCCATTGTATCTGCTGCCATAGGATGCTCACCTACTGCACGAAGGCGAAGACCAAATGGAGTTTTGTAAATAACAAACCATGCTAGAATAGCTACTGCAACAGCTAAAATAGAAGTAGAGTAGACATCCTTAAATAACATTGGTCCGATGATTGGTATTTCACTTAAACCAGGAATATCAAAACGTATAAAACGTTCTTGAATATAATCTGTTTGTCCTTTGTCATAGATCATTTTTACTGTGAACAATGCAATAGCGACACCTAACATATTAATCGCTACCCCAGAAATGGTTTGGTCTGCTCTAAACGATACAGATGCTACCGCATGTAGTAAAGCAAATATACCTGAAACAATCATGGCTGCAATAACTGCAACCCAAGGTGTCATAGCACCAAACGTACTAACGAAAGTCAGGTTAAAAATGATGGAAATAAAGGCACCCATAACCATCATACCTTCTAGACCAATATTAATTACACCAGATCTTTCAGAGAAAACTCCACCTATAGCAGTGAAAACTAAAGGGGCTGCATAGAAAATTGCTGATGGAACGATGAAATATAATACATCTAAAAAGCTCATTTAATTCGCCTCCTTTTTCTTACTAATCTTTTCAAGGAAATAGCGAATGACATATCCACAGGCAACGAAGAAAATAATAATCGCAATAACAATCGATACAATTTCTATCGGAACTCCTGCAGCGTTAGGCATATTAGTTGCTCCATATTTTAGAGATCCAAATAGTGTAGCACCAAAAATTACTCCTAGAGGTGTATTCGCCCCCAGTAAAGCCACGGCGATTCCATCAAACCCGATACCTGTGAAGGCACCTTTAGAACTTGCGTAACCAAATGTACCTAATGCCTCCATAGCACCAGCTAGACCGGCAAAAGCACCTGAGATAACCATAGATAAGATGATATTCTTAGAGACATTCATACCAGCATACTCTGAAGCATGCTTGTTAAATCCTACTGACTTCAATTCATATCCAGTAGTTGTTTTCTCTAAAATGAACCACATTAATAAAACCATTGCTAACGCAATAAATATTCCATAATGTAAACGAGAATAGTCTGTCATGCTTTGGAAGAAAGCAGACGTCAGTGAAGCGGTTGGTTTAATAGATTCCGTACTGTCGCCACCATCAGCAACGATTTTAATAAGCGCATTCGTTGTATGAAGTGCAATGTAGTTCATCATGATCGTTACTATTACTTCATGCACCTGAAGTTTTGCTTTTAATAATCCTGGTAGGAAAGCCCACAATCCTCCTGCAACGGCTGCAGCAAGTATTGCTAGTGGTAGATGTATGTACATTGGCAGATCAAATGCAATACCGACGTAAGCCGCTGCAAACCAGCCTACAAGTAATTGCCCCTCCACTCCAATGTT harbors:
- a CDS encoding YmfK family protein, whose amino-acid sequence is MASEWFFEYEIQVNRPGLLGDISSLLGMLRVNIVTINGVDEGRRGMLIKAEKKENIERFEHIISTMETIHLTKFREPKLRDRLAVRHGRYIQRDADDRKTFRFVRDELGLLVDFMAEIFKQEGHKLIGIRGMPRVGKTESVVAASVCANKKWIFLSSTMIKQTIRNQLAGDEFSDRNIFILDGIVTRKSNDEKHLQLVREMMRMPTIKVVEHPDMFIKHSEYSIEDFDYIIELRHSPEEEITYEMMEKNHAMTDKGMGGFGGFGEFNF
- a CDS encoding competence/damage-inducible protein A, whose translation is MKAEIIAVGSELLLGQISNTNARYISSQLAELGIDVYYHTVVGDNPNRLLEAIKIAENRADLIIFSGGLGPTKDDLTKETISKHLNKNLVLDDHAIIYIEDFFKRAGKVMTENNKKQALVLDGCTVLENKHGMAPGMLLSTEKHTYMLLPGPPKELEPMFQFEAKPLLPKLLYKENVIMSHVIRFYGIGEAELENEVQDLLDNQTNPTLAPLASDGEVTLRLTAKADTEEEAWKRIEKLQAEILNRVGKYVYGYNNESLASKLRDILIDNELTISAAESMTAGLFQSELAAVPGMGVALVGGIITYTEEVKINQLSVKRETIDEHSVVSSQVAEEMASRVKEKFETTIGVGITGAAGPDGHGDQPAGTVWIGIAYGDVAPISYKLNLSGMRNTNRLRTVKFTIHYLIRLLREEGLSKI
- a CDS encoding RodZ domain-containing protein, encoding MTELGTRLKEARTAKGYSIEDLQEITKIQKRYLANIEEGNYSTIPGAFYVRAFIKQYAEAVGLNGDELLETYKSELPSPTNEDVAKTIPATPSRRTLGGRASNRFMEIMPMIIVALFVVAIIVIVWTLRQNSPETEESPAVETEEPVTMDITPPPSDQTATDNEEEEEAVEEEIEEEPVPKLAFTLEGTQGETSTYTVSGAETYQLKLMASSDKTWLNLKDQANKTLYDSWVNTGTPYELDVTTTEQIRVRVGNVPVTQVFINDELVEFPTDKSPQNLVIKFSK
- a CDS encoding SDR family oxidoreductase; amino-acid sequence: MAKKFALVIGASGEIGIATSLSMAEAGWSLYLHFASNKEKVDELIVALDLAYPEQEFIPIQADLLDTNAIEVIVNSIYSLQSIVFAQGQSLYKGIEETSLEEIRHLFQVHVEHPMFLAGRLAPKLRKHEHSSIIFIGSIWGETGASYEAAYSAAKGAQHAFVKAYAKEVAMQKTNVNVVAPGFIDTKMNAHLDDESREFILEEIPAGIFGKPQDVANVVVFLASEKAYYITGQVIRVNGGWYI
- a CDS encoding pitrilysin family protein codes for the protein MFQHFELAKGVQLYIRPTEQFKTINISFKWKQPLTVESAAVRAVLSNVLQYSNAKYPTYASFRKRLDELFGAVLYFDTSKKGLNHIFSLNAETVNDAYLSNETVVDEVLSLLQTVLFQPNLDNGKFVESVVKREKEQVIERIQSMYDDKTRYAQQRLLENILPDHPASISANGTVETVKAITNEQLLEMHQNLLTKEPLSIYIVGDVDVDEMKTKISEFFPFEARSADIPKETESAVSTNDNEFLHEKQDMKQGKLHISYRTPVTFYSNEFPIMQITNGILGGFAHSKIFMNVREKESMAYYASSSFSSLYGRIFVFAGIDANLQEKAVALIDEQLKEMQEGNISDLEINQTKSMLKNQLKESLDSARGQIEIYDQYKELDESFTVKNWTAKWEDVTKEQIQEMASNIEKEFVYFLSGKDGADNE
- a CDS encoding pitrilysin family protein translates to MNETYFEQLEETLYHEELSNGLNVYILPKKGFSKTYVTFTTKYGSIDREFIPLGKKEPVTVPDGIAHFLEHKMFEKEEGDVFQKFSENGASANAFTSFTRTSYLFSSTDNILENTNTLLNFVQEPYFTEQTVEKEKGIIGQEITMYDDQPDWRLYFGTIENMYKEHPVKIDIAGTIESISHITAEHLYECYNTFYHPSNMVLFVVGAVDPKEMMEFVKENQAKKEFKAPEEIVRFYPDEQPQVDKKERTLKMDVQKSKLLYGIKSNNVNITGEEMLNYELAMQVAVELIFGRTSSFFQEVYEKGLIDESYSADFSMEEGYGFAMIGSDTGNPEELGQKIKETITKFATNWTLEEEDMKRITRKKIGHFLRSLNSIEYIANQFTRYKFNDMNLFDVVPALENLDVDQVKKAFEAFKDENTHTVFKIIPSKETDNG
- a CDS encoding ABC transporter permease; this encodes MSFLDVLYFIVPSAIFYAAPLVFTAIGGVFSERSGVINIGLEGMMVMGAFISIIFNLTFVSTFGAMTPWVAVIAAMIVSGIFALLHAVASVSFRADQTISGVAINMLGVAIALFTVKMIYDKGQTDYIQERFIRFDIPGLSEIPIIGPMLFKDVYSTSILAVAVAILAWFVIYKTPFGLRLRAVGEHPMAADTMGVNVKKMRYIAVIISGMLAGIGGAVYAQSISGEFSHTTINGQGFMALAAMIFGKWHPLGALGAALFFGFAQALSIVGGQIPYIDQIPSYYLHILPYALTILAVAGFIGKANAPKASGIPYIKGKR
- the pgsA gene encoding CDP-diacylglycerol--glycerol-3-phosphate 3-phosphatidyltransferase; the protein is MNIPNQISMFRIFLIPVFMIFMLIDFNWGEASFLGATIPVNHLIGAIIFIIASITDFIDGYYARKYNLVTNMGKFLDPLADKLLVSAALIILVQFGVAPAWVVILIISREFAVTGLRLILANTGEVVAANQLGKIKMWTQIIAISSLLLGNVFFEMFNFPFDMIMLYVCLFFTLWSGFDYFYLNRKVLLDSK
- a CDS encoding ABC transporter permease; amino-acid sequence: MSNRVVNILVPVISVILGLIVGAIVMLISGYDPILGYAALWEGIFGDAYRMGETVRQITPYLLSGLAVAFAFRTGLFNIGVEGQLLVGWFAAAYVGIAFDLPMYIHLPLAILAAAVAGGLWAFLPGLLKAKLQVHEVIVTIMMNYIALHTTNALIKIVADGGDSTESIKPTASLTSAFFQSMTDYSRLHYGIFIALAMVLLMWFILEKTTTGYELKSVGFNKHASEYAGMNVSKNIILSMVISGAFAGLAGAMEALGTFGYASSKGAFTGIGFDGIAVALLGANTPLGVIFGATLFGSLKYGATNMPNAAGVPIEIVSIVIAIIIFFVACGYVIRYFLEKISKKKEAN